In the genome of Polaribacter sp. MED152, one region contains:
- a CDS encoding TIGR00730 family Rossman fold protein yields the protein MNNDDRKIREKLQQKTWNEIKTNDSWAIFKIMAEFVEGYERLSKIGPCVSIFGSARTKPDHPYYKLAEEIGFQLTQAGFGVITGGGPGIMEAGNKGANRGKGLSVGLNIELPFEQHDNPWIDPGKSLDFDYFFVRKVMFVKYSQGFVVMPGGFGTMDELFEAITLIQTKKIGRFPIVLVGSKFWSGLLDWIKDTLITEKNIGLEDLSLFRVVDTAEEAVEHFNKFYAKYKLKPNF from the coding sequence ATGAATAACGACGATAGAAAAATAAGAGAAAAACTTCAACAAAAAACTTGGAACGAAATTAAAACCAATGACTCTTGGGCCATTTTTAAAATTATGGCTGAGTTTGTAGAAGGTTATGAACGTTTAAGTAAAATTGGGCCTTGCGTTTCCATTTTTGGATCTGCAAGAACAAAACCAGACCATCCTTATTATAAGTTAGCAGAAGAAATTGGTTTTCAATTAACGCAAGCTGGTTTTGGAGTGATTACAGGTGGAGGACCAGGAATTATGGAAGCTGGTAACAAAGGTGCCAATAGAGGTAAAGGTCTTTCTGTAGGTCTAAACATAGAATTGCCTTTCGAACAACATGATAATCCATGGATAGATCCTGGTAAAAGTTTAGATTTTGATTACTTCTTTGTTCGTAAAGTAATGTTTGTAAAATACTCTCAAGGTTTTGTAGTAATGCCTGGTGGATTTGGAACTATGGATGAACTTTTTGAGGCAATCACTTTAATACAAACTAAAAAAATAGGTCGTTTTCCTATTGTATTGGTTGGTTCTAAATTTTGGAGTGGCTTATTAGATTGGATCAAAGACACATTAATTACAGAAAAAAATATAGGATTAGAAGATTTGAGTTTGTTTAGAGTTGTAGATACAGCAGAGGAAGCTGTAGAGCACTTTAATAAATTCTATGCTAAATATAAGTTGAAACCAAACTTCTAA
- the uvrA gene encoding excinuclease ABC subunit UvrA, which translates to MKDQEYIEVYGARAHNLKNIDVKIPREKLVVITGLSGSGKSSLAFDTIYAEGQRRYIETFSAYARQFLGGLERPDVDKIDGLSPVISIEQKTTNKSPRSTVGTITEIYDFLRLLFARAADAYSYNTGEKMVSYSDEQIKQLITTDFANKKIAVLAPLIKSRKGHYRELFEQISKQGFVRVRVDGEIREIEKGMRLDRYKTHDIEVVIDRLLVNEKSEKRLEETIKTALYSGNNIMMVIDVDDEKPRYFSRELMCPTTGIAYPNPEPNTFSFNSPKGACATCNGLGTTQEINLKKVIPDDNISIKKGGIAPLGEQKSSWIFKQIQNIAERYQFKLTDAIKDIPEDALNIILNGGNESFNIESKVAGVTRNYKIDFEGIISFIDNQYNNAESTSIKRWAKGFMDEVTCKTCEGKRLKKEALHFKITDKNISDLAQLDVTELAKLFENIEQFLSEKQNTIASEILKEIRTRIQFLLDVGLDYLTLDRTSKSLSGGEAQRIRLATQIGSQLVGVLYILDEPSIGLHQRDNQKLIDSLVKLRDVGNSVLVVEHDEDMMKKADYVLDIGPGAGKHGGEIVSIGTYEDIIKNETLTTDYLTGRKKIEVPKKRREGNGKSITLKGASGNNLKNVSVEFPLGKMICVTGVSGSGKSTLINETLYPILNAHIYRGVKKPMPFKKIEGLEHVDKVIDIDQSPIGRTPRSNPATYTKTFDEVRSLFAKTPEAAIRGYKPGRFSFNVKGGRCETCQGGGVRVIEMNFLPDVQVECETCQGKRFNRETLEIRYKGKSISDVLEMTIEDATDFFKNIPKIHRKLKTIKDVGLGYITLGQQSTTLSGGEAQRIKLASELSKRDTGNTFYILDEPTTGLHFEDIRVLMDVLNKLADKGNTVLIIEHNLDVIKLADYIIDVGMEGGKKGGKILTKGTPEQVAKHKTSYTAKFLKKELN; encoded by the coding sequence TTGAAAGATCAAGAATACATAGAAGTTTACGGAGCAAGAGCACATAATTTAAAAAATATTGATGTAAAAATTCCTAGAGAAAAACTGGTTGTAATAACTGGTTTAAGTGGTAGTGGAAAATCATCTTTAGCTTTCGATACAATTTATGCTGAAGGTCAAAGACGTTACATAGAAACGTTTTCTGCTTATGCACGTCAATTTTTGGGAGGTTTAGAAAGACCTGATGTAGATAAAATTGATGGCCTATCTCCAGTAATTTCTATAGAACAAAAAACAACAAATAAAAGTCCAAGATCTACTGTTGGTACCATTACAGAAATTTACGATTTTTTAAGACTTCTTTTTGCAAGGGCAGCAGATGCCTACTCTTACAACACTGGAGAAAAAATGGTAAGTTATTCTGATGAGCAAATTAAGCAATTAATTACTACTGATTTCGCCAACAAAAAAATTGCAGTTTTAGCGCCATTAATTAAATCTAGAAAAGGGCATTATAGAGAACTTTTTGAGCAAATATCTAAACAAGGCTTTGTTAGAGTAAGAGTTGATGGTGAAATTAGAGAAATAGAAAAAGGCATGCGTTTAGACAGGTACAAAACGCATGATATAGAAGTAGTAATCGATCGTCTTTTGGTGAATGAAAAATCAGAAAAAAGACTAGAAGAAACCATAAAAACAGCATTGTATTCGGGTAATAATATAATGATGGTTATTGATGTTGATGATGAAAAACCTCGTTATTTTAGTAGAGAATTAATGTGCCCAACAACAGGAATTGCATATCCAAATCCTGAACCAAATACATTCTCATTTAACTCACCTAAAGGTGCTTGTGCTACTTGTAATGGCCTAGGCACAACTCAAGAAATTAATCTTAAAAAAGTAATTCCTGATGATAATATTTCTATTAAAAAAGGTGGTATAGCTCCTTTAGGAGAACAAAAAAGCAGCTGGATTTTTAAGCAAATTCAAAATATTGCAGAACGTTATCAATTTAAATTAACAGATGCCATTAAAGATATTCCTGAAGACGCTTTAAACATTATTTTAAATGGTGGCAATGAATCTTTTAATATAGAATCTAAAGTTGCTGGAGTTACCAGAAATTATAAGATTGATTTTGAAGGCATTATTTCATTCATAGATAATCAGTACAATAATGCTGAAAGCACCTCTATAAAACGTTGGGCAAAGGGTTTTATGGATGAAGTTACCTGTAAAACTTGCGAAGGCAAACGTTTAAAAAAAGAAGCGCTACATTTTAAAATTACTGATAAAAACATTAGTGATTTAGCCCAATTGGATGTTACAGAATTGGCTAAATTATTTGAAAATATAGAACAATTTCTTTCCGAAAAACAAAACACAATTGCATCAGAAATACTAAAAGAAATAAGAACTCGAATTCAGTTTTTATTAGATGTTGGTTTAGATTATTTAACTTTAGACAGAACATCTAAATCACTTTCTGGTGGTGAAGCACAAAGAATAAGATTAGCTACCCAAATTGGTTCACAATTGGTAGGTGTACTCTATATTTTAGATGAACCAAGTATTGGTTTACATCAAAGAGACAATCAAAAACTAATAGACTCTCTTGTAAAATTAAGAGATGTTGGTAATTCTGTTTTGGTAGTTGAGCATGATGAGGATATGATGAAAAAAGCAGATTATGTTTTAGACATTGGGCCTGGTGCAGGAAAGCATGGAGGAGAAATTGTAAGTATTGGCACTTATGAAGACATCATAAAAAACGAAACATTAACCACAGATTATTTAACAGGCAGAAAAAAAATTGAGGTTCCTAAAAAACGTAGAGAAGGAAATGGAAAATCTATCACACTAAAAGGTGCTTCAGGTAACAATTTAAAAAATGTTTCTGTTGAGTTTCCTTTAGGGAAAATGATTTGTGTTACTGGAGTTTCTGGTAGTGGAAAATCGACTTTAATTAACGAAACCCTCTACCCTATATTAAATGCGCATATTTATAGAGGAGTTAAAAAACCTATGCCTTTCAAAAAAATTGAAGGCTTAGAACACGTAGATAAAGTAATTGATATAGATCAATCTCCAATTGGTAGAACACCAAGATCTAACCCAGCAACATACACAAAAACTTTTGATGAAGTTCGTAGCTTGTTTGCAAAAACTCCAGAAGCTGCCATTCGCGGTTACAAACCAGGTCGTTTTTCATTTAACGTAAAAGGTGGTAGATGCGAAACTTGTCAAGGAGGAGGAGTTAGAGTTATTGAAATGAACTTTTTACCTGATGTACAAGTTGAGTGTGAAACTTGTCAAGGAAAACGATTTAACAGAGAAACTTTAGAAATACGTTACAAAGGAAAATCAATTTCTGATGTTTTAGAAATGACCATAGAAGATGCTACAGATTTCTTTAAAAACATTCCTAAAATTCATAGAAAATTAAAAACAATAAAGGATGTTGGGCTAGGTTATATAACCCTTGGCCAACAATCAACAACACTTTCTGGTGGTGAAGCTCAGCGAATTAAGTTAGCATCAGAATTATCTAAAAGAGATACTGGAAACACTTTTTATATTCTTGATGAACCTACTACAGGATTACATTTTGAAGATATACGTGTTTTAATGGATGTGCTTAACAAACTAGCTGATAAAGGAAACACTGTACTTATTATAGAACATAATTTAGATGTAATTAAACTAGCAGATTACATTATTGATGTTGGTATGGAAGGTGGTAAAAAAGGTGGTAAAATTTTAACCAAAGGTACTCCAGAACAAGTTGCAAAACACAAAACAAGCTACACAGCTAAATTTTTAAAGAAGGAATTAAATTAA
- a CDS encoding sodium:alanine symporter family protein has protein sequence MKKKFLSLLFLAVPLFTIAQEKGLDQQIDEAFGSATGWFVDFIFYQIPFTDTISIYWVLFPLILGAMYFTFYFNFINFRGFFTSVNIVRGKYDGLEGKGEAKAIEVDGNVSTTDTGDNPDTVRVEGHDGEVSHFQALTAALSATVGLGNIAGVAIAVSIGGAGATFWMIIAGFLGMASKFVECTLGVKYRDIAADGTVYGGPMYYLTKGLKSKVLGKILAGAFAIFVIGGSFGGGNMFQVNQAFQLVQNITGGNESVLAGKGWLFGLIMAVLVGIVIIGGIKKIAKVTDKIVPFMVAIYVGAALFVIFANYDMIGAAFGQIFNGAFSPEGIAGGAVGVLIQGFRRAAFSNEAGIGSASIAHSAVKTKYAASEGMVALLEPFIDTVVVCTMTALVLIITGFVDPLNPPANDAQAILLTSSAFASSISWFPYVLTVAVVLFAFSSMISWSYYGFQGWVYLFGRSKKMEYTYKVIFCIFVVIGAAASLGSVIGFSDAMVFAMMVPNMIGLIILAPKVKEELKKYMNAIKSSEA, from the coding sequence ATGAAGAAAAAATTTCTTTCATTACTTTTTTTAGCAGTTCCATTATTTACAATCGCCCAAGAAAAAGGCTTAGATCAGCAAATTGATGAAGCTTTTGGTAGCGCAACAGGATGGTTCGTAGACTTTATTTTTTATCAAATTCCATTTACAGATACAATTAGCATTTATTGGGTATTGTTCCCTCTAATATTAGGAGCTATGTATTTTACTTTCTATTTCAATTTTATCAACTTTAGAGGTTTCTTTACTTCTGTAAATATTGTAAGAGGTAAATACGATGGTTTAGAAGGAAAAGGTGAAGCAAAAGCAATAGAAGTAGATGGTAATGTGTCTACCACAGATACAGGTGATAACCCTGACACTGTAAGAGTTGAAGGTCATGATGGAGAGGTTTCTCATTTCCAAGCATTAACAGCAGCACTTTCTGCTACAGTTGGTTTAGGTAACATTGCTGGAGTTGCAATTGCAGTTTCAATTGGTGGAGCAGGAGCAACTTTTTGGATGATAATTGCTGGTTTCTTAGGTATGGCTTCTAAATTTGTAGAATGTACTTTAGGGGTTAAATATAGGGATATTGCTGCAGATGGAACCGTTTATGGTGGACCAATGTATTACTTAACTAAAGGTTTAAAATCTAAAGTATTAGGTAAAATTTTAGCAGGTGCATTTGCCATATTCGTAATTGGTGGTTCATTTGGAGGTGGTAATATGTTTCAAGTAAATCAAGCATTTCAATTAGTACAAAATATAACAGGAGGTAATGAGTCTGTTTTAGCAGGTAAAGGATGGTTGTTTGGTTTAATCATGGCTGTTTTAGTAGGTATTGTAATTATTGGTGGTATTAAGAAAATTGCTAAAGTTACAGATAAAATTGTACCCTTCATGGTAGCTATTTATGTAGGTGCTGCATTATTTGTAATTTTTGCAAACTATGATATGATTGGAGCTGCATTTGGTCAAATTTTTAATGGAGCATTTAGCCCTGAAGGAATTGCAGGTGGTGCAGTTGGAGTTTTAATTCAAGGTTTTAGAAGAGCAGCTTTCTCTAATGAAGCAGGTATTGGTTCTGCATCTATTGCACACTCAGCTGTAAAAACAAAGTATGCTGCAAGTGAAGGTATGGTTGCATTATTAGAGCCATTTATAGATACTGTTGTTGTTTGTACAATGACAGCTTTAGTATTGATTATTACTGGTTTTGTAGATCCATTAAATCCACCAGCAAATGATGCTCAAGCAATTTTATTAACGTCAAGTGCATTTGCATCATCTATATCATGGTTTCCATATGTATTAACAGTTGCTGTTGTATTGTTCGCATTTAGTTCAATGATTTCATGGTCTTACTATGGTTTTCAAGGTTGGGTTTATTTATTTGGTAGATCTAAAAAAATGGAATATACCTATAAAGTGATCTTTTGTATATTCGTAGTAATT
- a CDS encoding SDR family oxidoreductase has translation MIKIVITGSNGLLGQSLLNLLLKENDKYDVYGFSRGVNRSGRNDFQYISIDITNKSQLTEELLKIKPDYIINTAAMTQVDACENDKAKCDILNVEVVGWLAVICQELSAHLIHISTDFIFDGKKGWYKEIDEPNPLSYYGLSKLKSEQVLEKSNINYTILRTILVYGKVFDMSRSNIVLWVKESLENKREITIVDDQYRTPTYVEDLALACKISMDKNATGIFNISSSELLSIFDIAKQIAAVFNLDDSYIKSISTATLNQTANRPIKTGFDLSKTNKELNFYPKTFKDDLQRFKETLM, from the coding sequence ATGATTAAAATTGTAATAACAGGCAGTAATGGTTTATTGGGTCAATCTCTTTTAAATTTATTGCTGAAGGAGAATGATAAATATGATGTTTATGGTTTTTCTAGAGGAGTGAATAGAAGTGGTAGAAATGATTTTCAATACATTTCAATAGATATTACCAATAAAAGTCAGCTTACTGAAGAACTACTAAAAATTAAGCCAGATTATATCATAAATACAGCTGCAATGACTCAAGTTGATGCGTGTGAAAATGATAAAGCAAAATGTGATATTTTAAATGTTGAGGTTGTAGGGTGGTTGGCAGTTATTTGTCAAGAATTAAGTGCGCATTTAATTCATATTTCTACAGATTTTATTTTTGATGGTAAAAAAGGTTGGTATAAAGAAATAGATGAACCTAATCCATTAAGCTATTATGGCTTGTCTAAATTAAAGTCAGAACAGGTTTTAGAAAAATCGAACATTAATTATACCATTTTAAGAACCATTTTGGTGTATGGTAAAGTGTTTGATATGAGCAGAAGTAATATTGTGCTTTGGGTTAAAGAGTCTCTAGAAAACAAAAGAGAAATAACTATTGTAGATGATCAATATAGAACCCCAACCTATGTAGAAGATTTAGCTTTGGCTTGTAAAATTTCTATGGATAAGAATGCAACAGGTATTTTTAATATCTCATCTTCAGAATTGTTAAGTATTTTTGATATTGCAAAGCAAATTGCAGCAGTTTTTAATTTAGATGATTCTTATATAAAATCAATTTCTACTGCAACATTAAATCAAACTGCAAATAGACCAATTAAAACAGGGTTTGATTTATCAAAAACAAATAAAGAACTCAACTTCTATCCAAAGACATTTAAAGACGATTTACAGAGATTTAAAGAAACCTTAATGTAA
- a CDS encoding TrkA family potassium uptake protein, producing the protein MRVLDSKINRIVFLILSVLGTGTIGYMVLSKYSFVDALYMTVITVTTVGFSEVKPFTPQDKIFTIFLILTSIFILGYAVSTFSEYLVSGKLFDYFKHRTVEKKITKLTGHSIVCGYGRNGRQAIVKLMNYNKEFVVVERNKELVEEIEAAGHLCIQGDATLDETLIAAGILEADNLITALPSDANNLFVVLSARQLNSQMKIISRASNESSYSKLKIAGADNVIMPDKLGGDHMASLVTTPDVIEFVDRLTIEGETTANLEEIIVDDLPQKYRGKTILDLDLRRQTGCTVIGFRNPDKDYVINPEASTVLVDSAHLIVLGRPEQIMKLRELF; encoded by the coding sequence ATGCGTGTTTTAGATTCAAAAATCAATAGAATTGTTTTTCTAATATTATCTGTTTTAGGTACAGGAACTATTGGTTATATGGTTTTGTCTAAATATTCTTTTGTAGACGCATTGTATATGACTGTAATAACTGTAACAACAGTTGGTTTTAGTGAGGTTAAACCTTTTACACCTCAAGATAAAATATTTACCATTTTCTTAATTTTAACAAGTATTTTTATTTTAGGTTATGCAGTATCTACTTTTTCTGAATATTTGGTAAGTGGTAAGTTATTTGATTATTTTAAACATAGAACAGTGGAGAAAAAAATAACGAAATTAACAGGACATTCAATTGTTTGTGGTTATGGAAGAAATGGAAGACAAGCCATTGTAAAATTGATGAATTACAATAAAGAATTTGTTGTAGTCGAAAGAAACAAAGAACTTGTTGAAGAAATTGAAGCTGCTGGGCATTTATGTATTCAAGGTGATGCTACTTTAGATGAAACTTTAATAGCAGCTGGTATTTTAGAAGCAGATAATTTAATTACGGCTTTACCTTCAGATGCAAATAATTTATTTGTGGTGCTGAGTGCAAGGCAATTAAATAGTCAAATGAAAATTATTAGTAGAGCATCGAATGAAAGTTCTTATAGTAAACTTAAAATTGCAGGTGCAGATAATGTAATTATGCCAGATAAATTAGGAGGAGATCATATGGCTTCTTTAGTAACTACTCCAGATGTAATAGAGTTTGTAGATCGATTAACAATTGAAGGCGAAACAACTGCTAATTTAGAAGAGATTATTGTAGATGATTTGCCACAAAAATATAGAGGTAAAACAATATTAGATTTAGATTTAAGAAGGCAAACAGGGTGTACAGTAATTGGTTTTAGAAATCCAGATAAAGATTATGTGATAAACCCAGAAGCATCTACTGTTTTGGTTGATAGTGCTCACCTAATTGTTTTAGGTAGGCCAGAACAAATAATGAAATTAAGAGAATTGTTTTAA
- a CDS encoding PspC family transcriptional regulator, with protein sequence MKNNKFIHTIRHFFERHGFGFFQRLADRLGMRAKNVRIYFIYVTFFTVGLSFGFYLTFAFAMKLKDLIYTKRSSVFDL encoded by the coding sequence ATGAAAAACAACAAGTTTATACATACAATTCGTCATTTTTTTGAAAGACATGGTTTTGGTTTTTTTCAAAGATTAGCAGATAGATTAGGAATGCGTGCTAAAAACGTACGTATCTATTTTATCTATGTTACGTTTTTTACTGTAGGTTTATCTTTTGGGTTTTATCTAACCTTTGCTTTTGCAATGAAATTAAAAGATTTAATTTATACAAAAAGAAGCTCTGTATTCGATTTATAA